From the Deinococcus gobiensis I-0 genome, the window GCGAGCTTCAATGGCCCGCTGAACGTGCCCCAGACCGTGCAGACCGAGTTCGGCTGGCACGTCCTGATCGTGACCAAGCGCACCCCGGCGGGCCTTCTGCCGCTGGCCGAGGCCGCACCCCTGATCCGTCAGCAGCTCGCGGGCGACGCTGCCCAGAAGTACCTCGACGCCCAGATCGCCCGCCTCGCCCCCCAGAGCTTCCCGGCGGTGGTGACGGTCGCGGCTCCGGCGGCGGCGCCTGCCCCGGCTCCCACGACCGCCCCCTCGCAGCCCTGAAGGCCTGAACGGCTGAAGGCGGGTGCCCACGCGGCCCCGCCTTCTGTTTTGCTGCGTCGGGGCCGCCCGCCTACAGCAGCTGCGTTACCTCGCGCCCAGGGCGAAAGCGGCCGCGTCCCGCGCCGGCAGGCTGAGATGCAGGTAGCCGCCGCTGACGCTCAGGCCCGCATTCTGCCCGGCAAAGAGGCTGCGGGTCAGGGCCTGTGGGGCCGCGCCCAGTTCCAGCACCGAGAGCGGAATCGAGAAGGTGCGCCGCGCGCGCCCGCCATGCCACGCCGCCAGCACGGTCTGGCCGCCTTCCTGGCGGGTGAACAGCAGGAGGTCGTCCTGCACGCCGGAGGGCACCTTCAGCAGCCGCTGCTCGCCCCGGCTCAGGGCCGCGCTCGCCTTGCGGGCGGCGATGGCCCCCTGGGCGACGGCGAAGGTCTGCGCCTCGGCGGGCGTCCACTGCCCCTCGAAACGCATGTCGCGGCGGTTGTCGGGGTCGGGGCCGCCGCGCTGGGCGATCTCGGTGCCCTGCCACAGCACCGGCACGCCGCGCAGGGTCATCAGGGCGCGCAGGCCGTAGCGGGTGCGCAGCTGGCCGTCGTCCTCGAACAGCGTGCCGTTGGCGAAGCGCGGCACGTCGTGGTTGTCGAGGAACAGCGCGACCTCGCCGGGGCGCGGCAGCTCGCCCTGGCGCGCGAGGACGTTCGCCACGCCGCTCAGGCTCTGGCCGCCCATCACGCTCTGGCGCATGGCGGCTTGCAGGCTGAACAGGAAGAGGCTGTCGAAGCCGGCCTTCTGCCAGTCGGCCACCGTGCCGGTATCGGCGTCGTACCACTCGCCCAGCGTCCAGGTGCCGGCGGCGCGGTCACGGGCCAGCAGCTCCTTCAGGAACGGTCCCTCGACGTGTTTGATGGCGTCGTAGCGGAAGGCCGACACCCCCTGCGCGCGCCAGAAGTCGGCGTTGCCCAGCAGCAGCTCGCGCACCGCCGGCACGCTCTGGCGCAGGTCGGGCAGGCCGGCGAGGGGGCAGTCCACGTCCTTGTTCTGCGCCGCGGCACACTGCGCCGGACCGTTGAACCAGCCGGGGTGCTCCTCGACCGCCGGGGCCGTGTACCCGTAGTGGTTGATGACCTGATCGAGCACGACCGGCAGGCCCGCCGCCTTCGCCGCCGCCATCAGGCCGCCGAAGGTCGCCAGCGTCCCGAAATGCGGGTCCACATCGCGGAAATCGGCCGGCCAGTAGCCGTGGTAGGGCGAAGTATCGAAGGAATTGCCCGGCTGCTGGCGGTAGACCGGGGTGAGCCACAGCGCCGTCGCCCCGAGCTTCTGGACATACGGGAGTTTCTGTGTCAGGCCCGCGAGGTCGCCGCCGTGCCACGCCCGGGGATCGGCGCGGTCCACGCCCACATTGTTCGCCGGGTCGCCGTCGAAGAAGCGGTCGGGCATGACCTGATAGACGATCTGGCCTTCGAAGCTGGACAGGGCAGGCACCGTCGCGGGGGCGTTCTGGGCCGACGACATGCCCAGCAACAGGGCGG encodes:
- a CDS encoding alpha-amylase family glycosyl hydrolase, producing the protein MRPFLLPALLLGMSSAQNAPATVPALSSFEGQIVYQVMPDRFFDGDPANNVGVDRADPRAWHGGDLAGLTQKLPYVQKLGATALWLTPVYRQQPGNSFDTSPYHGYWPADFRDVDPHFGTLATFGGLMAAAKAAGLPVVLDQVINHYGYTAPAVEEHPGWFNGPAQCAAAQNKDVDCPLAGLPDLRQSVPAVRELLLGNADFWRAQGVSAFRYDAIKHVEGPFLKELLARDRAAGTWTLGEWYDADTGTVADWQKAGFDSLFLFSLQAAMRQSVMGGQSLSGVANVLARQGELPRPGEVALFLDNHDVPRFANGTLFEDDGQLRTRYGLRALMTLRGVPVLWQGTEIAQRGGPDPDNRRDMRFEGQWTPAEAQTFAVAQGAIAARKASAALSRGEQRLLKVPSGVQDDLLLFTRQEGGQTVLAAWHGGRARRTFSIPLSVLELGAAPQALTRSLFAGQNAGLSVSGGYLHLSLPARDAAAFALGAR